The sequence CGGCACCATTCCTCCTTATCTGCCTGTAACAAAAGGAGTGGCTGCGCAGCCCTCACCTTACTTCACAAGCCTCTTAAAGAACACTAACTGTTAAGAGCATTAAATTTCATGGGCTTTCCAGCGCTAACCTTGCCATCGGAAGGGCGAATCAAAATTAGCAAAAGATGGCCATTGCTCATCCCTTTTATTGATAACAACGGACTTTGGCTGAACAGGCCAACTTATATTTAGGTTTGGATCGTTCCAAAGTACCCCTGCAGCGGCATCTCTCTCATAAGGTTTAGTAAGTTTATATAACACCTTTGAATGCGGCTCTAAGGAGCAATAGCCATGAGCAAAACCACTGGGAATCCAAAGCTGAAGAGAAGCTTTACTGTCCAGCGTCACTGAAAAATGTTTTCCAAAAGTTGGTGATCCAGTGCGCAAATCCAGTGCAACGTCGAATATCGAACCAGCTACGCAAATTACAAGCTTACCCTGATCAAAGGGAGGAGCTTGGAAATGCAATCCCCGTATGGTTCCCGTATCCCGATTGTACGCCATGCTGTCTTGTACAAATGAGACTTCATGCCCAAGTCGCGAGCAAACAGTAACGTTCCATAATTCAGACATCCAGCCACGGTTGTCTGAATATTTCACCGGATCTATAAGTTTAAGGCCGGTTATATTGGTACTTTTGACACCCATTTAAATTCGCCTAAGCAAAAATCCTTTTCACACTGGTCAACCGGAGTATACGGATGGTCTCCGATCAGACCAAGGCATCGCTTGTTCCAGCTGAGCCGCCGCTAGAGCCACCAGCGCTACGGGTCAGATCCCAAGGATTGGGGGCAGCGCCATGGCTTACCGGCTCCGTCGATGCGCTCAATCCGAATTCGGGTGTGTTTGTCTTGGCGATGATCAGGAGGCCCGCTTGCTTGTAGCGAGCCACTATCTCGGTATCGTGATCGGCAACGAAGTTGGAATAAAATTTTGATCCATTGTGGGTGGGCGCATCTTTATAAAGAGTGAATAGATCTTTCANCATGAAAGGCACACCCCGAAACGNCCCATCCGGCACACCAGCTGCGATCTCAGCCCGAGCGAAGGGCTCCATGTCACANGTGATTGCATTCAATTTTGGCTGAATTGCGCGCATGCGTGACAGCGATTCATCCAACAGTTCAGTCTCACTTATCTCGCCCGAATTAACCAGGGCTGCAATACTGACAGCATCGTGTTTCCCGTATTCCTCAAAACCCGACATTGCACCCTCTCCTAATCCACGTGATCTTCCTTGTAGGCAATGACATTTTGTTATCGTTTGCAACTTAATTACTCAATAGCAACTTGATCAAAAGGAGATATTAGAATAGAACAAAACAAGAACAAATGATTTCCAAAGGATTGGGAGCCTAGCAAGGCATGACAGAAAATGCCAAATCCAGTGTGTTGTCCGAACTCCGCAAAAAACTTCGGAGTTTAGAGTTAGGCACAATGCATGAAAGCACCTCAGTGAGGCTAGGAGTGGACGAAATTGACAACACCTTGCCTTGGTCTGGCCTACCACGAGCGGGCATTCATGAAATTATCGGTGAGCGAGGTTCGGCACTTGGCTTTTTGGTCTTCCTACTAACAAAATTCACTAGGGATCACGCGCCAGTCATATGGTGCTTCCAAAAAACTAATCTTTACGCTCCAGGCCTATACATGTTTGGCCTTGAACCAAACCGTATAATCACAATACGCACAAAGAAGCAAAATCATACCTTGTGGGTTCTGGAAGAAGCCCTACGTGCCA comes from Rhodospirillaceae bacterium and encodes:
- the rfbC gene encoding dTDP-4-dehydrorhamnose 3,5-epimerase; protein product: MGVKSTNITGLKLIDPVKYSDNRGWMSELWNVTVCSRLGHEVSFVQDSMAYNRDTGTIRGLHFQAPPFDQGKLVICVAGSIFDVALDLRTGSPTFGKHFSVTLDSKASLQLWIPSGFAHGYCSLEPHSKVLYKLTKPYERDAAAGVLWNDPNLNISWPVQPKSVVINKRDEQWPSFANFDSPFRWQG